From the genome of Glycine max cultivar Williams 82 chromosome 2, Glycine_max_v4.0, whole genome shotgun sequence, one region includes:
- the LOC102663410 gene encoding SWR1 complex bromodomain subunit bdf1 isoform X4 gives MSLCCVRVRASRLSLYAYVKGRKVESKGLHSVPVSGAPVILQSGIPLPDKRTLELILDKLHKKDTYGVFADPVDPEELPDYHDVIKHPMDFATVRKKLGNESSYTTLEQFENAQM, from the exons ATGTCGTTGTGTTGTGTTAGAGTCCGTGCTTCAAGGCTCTCTCTCTATGCATAT GTAAAGGGCAGAAAAGTGGAATCGAAAGGGCTCCACTCTGTTCCTGTTTCAG GAGCTCCGGTGATTCTTCAATCTGGGATTCCATTGCCTGATAAGAGGACTCTGGAATTGATACTTGACAAGCTTCATAA GAAAGACACTTATGGTGTGTTTGCAGACCCTGTTGATCCAGAAGAG CTTCCTGATTATCACGATGTGATCAAGCATCCCATGGACTTTGCCACTGTGAGGAAGAAGTTGGGAAATGAATCTTCTTATACTACCTTAGAACAATTTGAG AATGCTCAGATGTGA
- the LOC102663410 gene encoding transcription initiation factor TFIID subunit 1 isoform X3 codes for MSLCCVRVRASRLSLYAYVKGRKVESKGLHSVPVSGAPVILQSGIPLPDKRTLELILDKLHKKDTYGVFADPVDPEELPDYHDVIKHPMDFATVRKKLGNESSYTTLEQFEVYKQGPKTRASVAGVTSINLAEYVPAAVDKETEIVVPLNVPGTNDITNLSLFFHCRELGAKRSH; via the exons ATGTCGTTGTGTTGTGTTAGAGTCCGTGCTTCAAGGCTCTCTCTCTATGCATAT GTAAAGGGCAGAAAAGTGGAATCGAAAGGGCTCCACTCTGTTCCTGTTTCAG GAGCTCCGGTGATTCTTCAATCTGGGATTCCATTGCCTGATAAGAGGACTCTGGAATTGATACTTGACAAGCTTCATAA GAAAGACACTTATGGTGTGTTTGCAGACCCTGTTGATCCAGAAGAG CTTCCTGATTATCACGATGTGATCAAGCATCCCATGGACTTTGCCACTGTGAGGAAGAAGTTGGGAAATGAATCTTCTTATACTACCTTAGAACAATTTGAG GTATATAAGCAAGGGCCAAAAACCAGAGCTTCTGTAGCTGGTGTTACATCAATAAACTTAGCTGAATACGTTCCTGCAGCTGTAGATAAAGAGACTGAAATTGTAGTTCCTTTGAATGTCCCTGGCACCAATGATATTACTAATCTCTCACTTTTT TTTCACTGTAGGGAGTTGGGAGCAAAAAGAAGTCATTAG
- the LOC102663410 gene encoding transcription initiation factor TFIID subunit 1 isoform X2 yields MSLCCVRVRASRLSLYAYVKGRKVESKGLHSVPVSGAPVILQSGIPLPDKRTLELILDKLHKKDTYGVFADPVDPEELPDYHDVIKHPMDFATVRKKLGNESSYTTLEQFEVYKQGPKTRASVAGVTSINLAEYVPAAVDKETEIVVPLNVPGTNDITNLSLFGVGSKKKSLAAMDR; encoded by the exons ATGTCGTTGTGTTGTGTTAGAGTCCGTGCTTCAAGGCTCTCTCTCTATGCATAT GTAAAGGGCAGAAAAGTGGAATCGAAAGGGCTCCACTCTGTTCCTGTTTCAG GAGCTCCGGTGATTCTTCAATCTGGGATTCCATTGCCTGATAAGAGGACTCTGGAATTGATACTTGACAAGCTTCATAA GAAAGACACTTATGGTGTGTTTGCAGACCCTGTTGATCCAGAAGAG CTTCCTGATTATCACGATGTGATCAAGCATCCCATGGACTTTGCCACTGTGAGGAAGAAGTTGGGAAATGAATCTTCTTATACTACCTTAGAACAATTTGAG GTATATAAGCAAGGGCCAAAAACCAGAGCTTCTGTAGCTGGTGTTACATCAATAAACTTAGCTGAATACGTTCCTGCAGCTGTAGATAAAGAGACTGAAATTGTAGTTCCTTTGAATGTCCCTGGCACCAATGATATTACTAATCTCTCACTTTTT GGAGTTGGGAGCAAAAAGAAGTCATTAGCCGCGATGGACAGATGA
- the LOC100813545 gene encoding transaldolase → MGIDDANVYENVESMTNIMWPHGNPSFRHYFFLGIIYYLFDLQPSRELVGAGKDIESAYWELVVKDIQDTCKLLEPIYNETDGEDGHVSLAISPKLANDTKGTTEAAKWLHNMVGSPCVYMKIPATDESISSMKEVISLGISVNATLIFCLPKYEAVIDAYLDGLESCGMTDLSKVSSAAAFYISRVDVTLDKKLEQIGTTEALDLKGKGAVAQAVLAYQLYQKKFSGPRWERLENRGAKKQRLMWASTNVKNPSYLDTFYVNSVIGPHTISTFSVQALHAFMDHGILSRMLDAKVSEAQDIYNEIEKLGIDWSSVGSQLEHEVLDSFTKSFDNVLECMQKKAMNIYSFQKHV, encoded by the exons ATGGGCATTGATGATGCAAATGTCTATGAAAATGTAGAAAGCATGACAAACATCATGTGGCCTCATGGAAACCCAAGTTTCAGGCAT TATTTCTTTTTgggtataatatattatttatttgacttgCAACCAAGCAGGGAATTGGTAGGGGCAGGGAAGGACATAGAAAGTGCTTATTGGGAATTGGTTGTGAAGGACATACAGGATACTTGCAAACTTCTGGAGCCAATTTACAATGAAACAGATGGGGAAGATGGACATGTATCTCTTGCAATTTCCCCAAAGCTAGCAAATGACACCAAGGGGACAACTGAGGCAGCAAAATGGCTTCATAATATGGTTGGAAGTCCATGTGTTTACATGAAAATTCCTGCCACTGATGAATCCATCTCTTCCATGAAGGAGGTCATTTCTCTGGGGATAAGTGTAAATGCCACT CTCATATTCTGCCTCCCTAAATATGAAGCAGTGATTGATGCTTACTTGGATGGCCTTGAGTCTTGTGGCATGACTGATCTCTCTAAGGTTTCAAGTGCAGCAGCATTCTACATCAGTAGAGTGGATGTTACACTTGACAAGAAACTTGAGCAAATTGGTACTACTGAGGCTCTTGATCTCAAAGGAAAG GGTGCGGTTGCTCAAGCAGTCTTAGCATACCAACTTTACCAGAAAAAATTTTCTGGTCCAAGATGGGAACGCTTGGAGAATAGAGGTGCCAAGAAGCAGAGGTTGATGTGGGCTTCAACAAATGTGAAAAATCCATCTTACCTTGACACATTTTATGTTAATTCTGTTATTGGACCACATACA ATTTCAACCTTTTCAGTACAagctcttcatgcattcatgGACCATGGTATTCTTTCAAGAATGCTTGATGCAAAAGTATCAGAGGCTCAAGACATTTACAATGAAATTGAGAAGTTGGGGATTGATTGGAGTTCTGTTGGATCACAACTGGAACATGAGGTGCTGGATTCTTTCACAAAAAGCTTTGACAATGTGCTTGAATGCATGCAAAAGAAGGCTATGAACATATATTCATTTCAAAAGCACGTTTAA
- the LOC102663410 gene encoding uncharacterized protein isoform X1 → MSLCCVRVRASRLSLYAYVKGRKVESKGLHSVPVSGAPVILQSGIPLPDKRTLELILDKLHKKDTYGVFADPVDPEELPDYHDVIKHPMDFATVRKKLGNESSYTTLEQFEVYKQGPKTRASVAGVTSINLAEYVPAAVDKETEIVVPLNVPGTNDITNLSLFWHKIQNITTSPSFVPEFEENSFTVGSWEQKEVISRDGQMKLHKYIFYEHA, encoded by the exons ATGTCGTTGTGTTGTGTTAGAGTCCGTGCTTCAAGGCTCTCTCTCTATGCATAT GTAAAGGGCAGAAAAGTGGAATCGAAAGGGCTCCACTCTGTTCCTGTTTCAG GAGCTCCGGTGATTCTTCAATCTGGGATTCCATTGCCTGATAAGAGGACTCTGGAATTGATACTTGACAAGCTTCATAA GAAAGACACTTATGGTGTGTTTGCAGACCCTGTTGATCCAGAAGAG CTTCCTGATTATCACGATGTGATCAAGCATCCCATGGACTTTGCCACTGTGAGGAAGAAGTTGGGAAATGAATCTTCTTATACTACCTTAGAACAATTTGAG GTATATAAGCAAGGGCCAAAAACCAGAGCTTCTGTAGCTGGTGTTACATCAATAAACTTAGCTGAATACGTTCCTGCAGCTGTAGATAAAGAGACTGAAATTGTAGTTCCTTTGAATGTCCCTGGCACCAATGATATTACTAATCTCTCACTTTTT TggcataaaatacaaaatatcacAACTAGTCCATCATTTGTTCCTGAATTTGAGGAGAACAGTTTCACTGTAGGGAGTTGGGAGCAAAAAGAAGTCATTAGCCGCGATGGACAGATGAAGctccataaatatatattttatgaacatGCCTGA